From Hermetia illucens chromosome 6, iHerIll2.2.curated.20191125, whole genome shotgun sequence, one genomic window encodes:
- the LOC119658904 gene encoding TATA-binding protein-associated factor 172: MTSRLDRLFILLESGSSAVTRRAAAKQIGEVQKLYPHELHNLLNRLVGYLHHSSWETRIAAAQAIEAVLSNVPQWQPKSSPIKKENENTCDSKTCNDPQLSFETFDLCQVLQRGARLMGSEGTEFDFAEDNDNNSSDRLVKQRELLNEKLGFSQANKLGINININDLIALEDMKSENKNCGGSSQMVPVQDILRLQPKTSESQNLSCREMNRARRKARQNNATGSLSHSSSLNRSNSTNGSIDEPERKKIKLDNMNKVEMFYNINQPVPDATGSWGDAISWPLEQFSSRLFLDLFNPKWEVRHGAATALRELINSHSSGAGKCVYMTETEMIESHHRWIEDATLRLLCVLSLDRFGDFVSDQVVAPVRETCAQVLGTLLKQMPTDKVSQTVTILLKLIKQTEWEVRHGGLLGLKYMFVVREDLLQTFLPMTINDILMGLFDNVDDVGAVAASTLIPVATWLPKLLNEMQVSKIVKMLWDLLLDQDELTSACNSFMGLLAAILCLPNASQWIQMESMAILVPRLWPFLSHSTSSVRRSTLRTLKTLTTNKSSNDGASTSHKSEDKHNGNSSLPSSMVADMDFDSKTLALNFGVQDWNAPLLQEALRHVYQRILIEPVEDIQELCKEVWTNLIRNAELSALLHAACPFVAAWICLAMQPARLAFDPSTLIFAKQNQSKERRSRPSDDLGGSSNLQQKLYLGGNEATPIEVREKNVIKARVNAAKMLGLLSHYLVQPAPGVVYTPDVESPVDCYTKVLLGYLNSRSSLQRLVCGTLISFWALSDNSVRPGPPLLQEKLKICVMEYVYYDEVAISFTRLLQEAHDFIATLKQYKIPITEFDNCKVLTLDQIQMLCTTMTENLRRNSVLKPKILDLLEERRRGLQNSFLQTSAEQNSYNVSTQAALAGAIVCLQCLPEKLNPVIKPLMESIKREECELKQQLSAEYLVHLLDQVATRNPSPNNKIVTNLCTLLKSDSDFTPSVIHPDKTLNEVDPDDSSPNPYYGIVTLSNQQKSNEQQNGSSPRGPGRPPVSEVSIDESTDSEDPFRKQTRTQRVGANYAIVAICKHFGAQLKDRIPILWNIMFNNIDKLLQAAPSPDILTDAAIDQELINDLMTSLQLIEVAAPHIHKDLHNALFELLPKLGILLTHPLKAVRHMASRCLAALTVLDDCRVMKFVVENIIPLLQTIECVIKRQGAAEAIERIVDKMQLKMIPYVVLLVVPLLGRMSDPDEAIRLISTHCFATLIQLMPLDGAHHANAIASKELQERRTKDRQFLEYLFAPKTIPDFKIPIEVVAELRSYQQAGINWLWFLNKYNLHGILCDDMGLGKTLQTICILAGDHYQRQIEKLTPLPSIVICPPTLTGHWVYEVTKFLPSKFLKPLHYVGLPIGREKLRSKVGAYNLVVASYDTVRKDIDFFSSINWNYCVLDEGHIIKNGKTKSSKAIKMLKANHRLILSGTPIQNNVLELWSLFDFLMPGFLGTEKQFINRYSRPILASRDPKSSPKEQENGVLAMESLHRQILPFLLRRVKEDVLTDLPPKITQDLLCELSPLQERLYEDFSKTHLNSELKDCLEHIDETPINKKTHIFQALRYLQNVCNHPKLVLSQNHPEFAKIQNDLACCNKSLDDIEHSAKLPALKQLLLDCGIGVENVSVNQHRALIFCQLKAMLDIVENDLLKKHLPAVSYLRLDGGVPASDRHEIVTKFNGDPSIDVLLLTTQVGGLGLNLTGADTVIFVEHDWNPMKDLQAMDRAHRIGQKKVVNVYRLITRKSLEEKIMGLQKFKILTANTIVSAENASMETMGTDQLLDLFNLSDESQSNGKRSSGATGMGHSSISGVPSSSSGNNSNVSMKQIIESLPDLWDQKQYEEEYDLTQFVQGLKK, encoded by the exons ATGACTTCGCG ATTGGATCGTTTGTTTATATTATTGGAATCGGGGTCGTCAGCGGTTACGCGACGCGCTGCCGCTAAACAGATCGGCGAAGTTCAAAAACTCTATCCGCATGAACTACACAATCTGCTTAATCGCCTCGTAGGCTATTTGCATCATTCATCATGGGAAACTCGAATTGCAGCCGCCCAAGCCATCGAAGCTGTTCTCAGTAATGTTCCTCAATGGCAGCCAAAATCTAGTCCAATTAAAAAAG AGAACGAAAATACTTGCGATAGCAAAACTTGCAATGATCCTCAACTGTCGTTTGAAACATTTGATTTGTGTCAGGTACTCCAGCGAGGAGCACGTCTTATGGGTTCAGAAGGAACTGAATTTGATTTTGCAGAAGACAATGACAACAACAGCAG TGATAGGCTTGTGAAGCAAAGGGAACTATTGAATGAAAAATTGGGTTTTAGTCAAGCTAATAAATTGGGAATCAATATCAACATCAATGATTTAATTGCGCTCGAAGATatgaaatctgaaaataaaaattgcggCGGCAGCAGCCAAATG GTCCCGGTTCAAGATATTCTACGGCTGCAACCAAAAACATCTGAGTCGCAAAACTTGAGCTGCCGTGAAATGAATAGAGCTCGTCGAAAAGCTAGACAGAACAACGCGACTGGTTCGCTTTCGCATTCATCCAGCCTAAATAGGAGCAATTCAACCAACGGTTCAATTGACGAACCAGAAAGAAAGAAGATCAAGCTGGACAACATGAATAAAGTTGAAATGTTTTATAATATTAATC AACCAGTTCCTGACGCAACCGGCTCGTGGGGTGACGCAATAAGTTGGCCATTGGAGCAATTTtcttcgagattatttttggatTTATTCAATCCTAAATGGGAGGTGCGCCACGGAGCAGCGACTGCATTGCGAGAATTGATTAATTCTCATTCCTCTGGTGCTGGAAAGTGTGTTTATATGACTGAAACCGAG ATGATAGAAAGTCATCACCGTTGGATTGAAGACGCAACACTTCGACTTCTTTGTGTTCTATCTTTAGACAGGTTTGGCGATTTCGTATCAGATCAGGTAGTCGCTCCTGTACGAGAAACCTGCGCACAAGTTCTTGGCACCCTCTTGAAGCAGATGCCAACTGATAAAGTTAGTCAAACAGTCACTATTTTGCTGAAATTAATAAAGCAAACTGAATGGGAAGTTCGACATGGAGGTCTGTTAGGATTGAAATACATGTTTGTGGTACGAGAGGACTTGCTACAAACGTTCTTGCCAATGACAATAAATGACATCTTAATGGGACTGTTCGACAATGTTGACGATGTCGGTGCTGTAGCAGCATCAACTCTTATACCAGTAGCAACTTGGCTGCCAAAACTATTAAACGAAATGCAAGTGtcgaaaattgtgaaaatgctGTGGGATTTGCTGCTGGATCAAGACGAATTGACTTCAGCTTGTAATAGCTTTATGGGTTTACTTGCTGCGATATTATGCCTACCAAATGCTTCACAATGGATTCA AATGGAGTCAATGGCTATTTTGGTGCCTCGTCTCTGGCCGTTTCTAAGTCACAGCACTAGTTCTGTAAGGCGATCAACTCTGCGCACACTGAAAACATTAACAACTAACAAATCTTCAAACGATGGTGCGTCAACATCTCACAAATCCGAAGACAAACACAATGGAAACTCATCTCTTCCATCATCAATGGTAGCTGATATGGATTTCGACTCGAAAACATTAGCGCTGAATTTTGGTGTGCAAGACTGGAATGCACCACTTTTGCAAGAAGCACTTCGTCATGTGTATCAGAGAATCCTAATTGAACCGGTAGAGGATATTCAGGAGCTATGCAAGGAAGTGTGGACAAATTTAATTAGAAATGCTGAGCTTTCAGCTTTGCTACATGCTGCATGTCCTTTTGTAGCTGCGTGGATTTGCCTTGCCATGCAACCGGCAAGACTCGCATTCGATCCATCGACTTTGATTTTcgccaaacaaaaccaaagcAAG GAAAGACGATCACGTCCATCCGACGATTTGGGTGGAAGTTCAAATTTACAGCAAAAATTATACTTAGGAGGAAACGAAGCAACCCCCATAGAAGTCCGAGAAAAGAATGTTATAAAAGCTAGAGTGAATGCAGCAAAGATGTTGGGATTATTGTCCCATTATCTAGTGCAACCCGCACCAGGTGTTGTATATACACCGGATGTCGAGAGCCCCGTTGATTGTTACACGAAAGTCCTGTTAGGATATCTTAATTCGCGTTCATCATTACAACGTTTAGTCTGCG GAACGCTGATTTCATTTTGGGCGTTATCTGATAATTCTGTTCGCCCGGGCCCCCCGCTTTTGCAGGAAAAACTTAAGATTTGTGTAATGGAGTATGTGTACTATGACGAAGTAGCAATATCTTTTACAAG ATTGTTACAAGAAGCGCATGATTTTATTGCTACCTTAAAGCAATACAAGATTCCTATTACTGAATTTGATAATTGTAAAGTTCTAACACTAGACCAAATACAAATGCTGTGCACTACCATGACTGAAAATTTAAGACGTAACAGCGTATTAAAaccgaaaattttagatttattagAAGAACGTCGACGTGGTTTGCAAAATTCTTTTCTGCAAACCAGTGCTGAACAGAATAGCTATAATGTGAG TACTCAAGCAGCTTTAGCTGGAGCAATCGTCTGCCTTCAATGCCTTCCCGAAAAACTCAATCCTGTGATAAAACCTTTGATGGAGTCAATTAAGCGTGAAGAATGTGAACTTAAGCAACAGCTTTCTGCCGAATATTTAGTACACCTTTTAGATCAAGTGGCTACTCGAAATCCCAGCccaaataataaaattgtaaCAAATTTATGCACATTATTGAAAAGCGATTCGGATTTTACACCAAGTGTT ATACATCCGGACAAGACTTTGAATGAAGTCGATCCTGACGATTCTAGTCCAAATCCATATTATGGTATAGTCACGCTATCTAATCAACAGAAATCGAATGAACAACAAAATGGATCGTCGCCGCGTGGACCAGGGCGGCCACCAGTTTCGGAGGTTTCCATTGATGAATCTACTGATTCAGAAGATCCC TTCCGAAAGCAAACCCGTACCCAACGTGTAGGGGCAAATTATGCCATAGTTGCAATCTGCAAACATTTTGGAGCGCAGTTGAAAGACCGTATTCCAATTTTATGGAATATTATGTTCAACAACATCGACAAGCTTCTACAAGCCGCTCCGTCGCCTGATATTTTAACTGATGCTGCCATAGATCAGGAACTTATAAATGACTTGATGACGTCTTTGCAACTAATCGAAGTTGCTGCTCCACACATTCATAAAGATCTTCACAATGCTTTATTTGAGCTATTGCCAAAGTTAGGTATTTTATTAACACATCCATTGAAAGCG GTTCGCCATATGGCATCAAGATGCCTGGCTGCGTTGACTGTCCTGGATGATTGTAGAGTTATGAAGTTTGTCGTAGAGAATATTATACCATTGCTACAAACAATAGAATGTGTTATAAAACGTCAGGGCGCTGCAGAAGCGATTGAACGCATAGTTGACAAAATGCAACTGAAAATGATTCCATATGTAGTTCTACTAGTTGTTCCATTACTAG GTCGTATGAGTGATCCAGATGAGGCGATTCGATTGATCTCAACACATTGTTTTGCAACACTGATACAACTGATGCCACTGGATGGAGCTCATCATGCAAACGCAATAGCCTCAAAG GAGTTACAAGAGCGTCGCACAAAAGATCGGCAATTCCTGGAGTATTTATTCGCACCAAAAACAATTCCAGACTTCAAAATACCCATTGAAGTTGTAGCTGAGCTACGAAGCTACCAGCAGGCTGGCATAAATTGGCTGTGGTTCTTAAACAAATATAATCTTCATGGAATTCTTTGCGACGACATGGGTCTCGGTAAAACATTACAAACAATTTGTATCCTAGCAGGTGATCATTACCAGCGGCAAATTGAAAAGTTGACTCCTTTGCCAAGCATCGTTATTTGTCCGCCGACGCTTACTGGTCACTGGGTTTACGAAGTTACCAAGTTTCTTCCATCGAAATTCCTAAAACCGTTGCATTATGTTGGTTTGCCGATTGGTCGCGAAAAATTACGATCAAAGGTCGGAGCGTATAATCTGGTAGTAGCATCATATGATACAGTACGCAAGGATATTGATTTCTTCAGTTCCATAAACTGGAATTATTGTGTTTTAGATGAAGGTCATATAATCAAAAACGGTAAAACCAAAAGTTCGAAAGCTATTAAGATGCTGAAAGCCAATCATCGCCTAATTCTTTCGGGTACACCAATTCAAAATAATGTACTAGAGCTGTGGTCTTTATTCGATTTCTTGATGCCTGGCTTCCTGGGCACCGAAAAACAGTTTATCAACCGTTACAGTCGCCCAATTTTGGCCAGCCGCGATCCAAAAAGTTCACCAAAGGAGCAAGAGAACGGTGTCCTCGCAATGGAGTCGTTACATAGACAGATTTTACCGTTTTTATTGCGACGTGTCAAAGAAGATGTCCTAACTGATCTGCCACCAAAGATTACCCAAGATCTTCTCTGTGAATTGTCTCCGCTACAAGAGCGCTTGTATGAAGACTTTAGTAAGACACATTTGAATTCCGAATTGAAGGACTGTTTGGAACACATAGACGAAACTCCGATCAATAAAAAGACACACATCTTCCAAGCGCTGCGCTATCTTCAGAATGTTTGTAATCACCCGAAACTGGTATTGAGCCAGAACCATCCGGAATTTGCGAAAATCCAAAACGACCTGGCGTGCTGCAACAAATCTTTGGATGATATTGAACATTCGGCTAAATTGCCTGCATTGAA ACAACTATTGTTGGATTGTGGAATTGGTGTTGAGAACGTCTCAGTCAATCAACATCGTGCCTTAATTTTCTGTCAATTGAAAGCTATGTTAGATATTGTAGAAAATGATTTACTGAAAAAGCATCTTCCTGCTGTTTCATATTTACGCCTAGATGGAGGAGTCCCCGCTTCAGACCGCCATGAAATAGTCACTAAATTTAATGGAGACCCAAGTATCGATGTACTGCTATTGACAACGCAG GTTGGTGGTCTTGGCTTGAATTTAACCGGTGCCGATACCGTCATTTTCGTCGAACACGACTGGAATCCGATGAAAGATCTTCAAGCCATGGATCGGGCCCATCGAATCGGCCAGAAAAAAGTTGTCAATGTGTATCGTCTAATAACTCGCAAGTCGCTAGAAGAGAAAATCATGGGactgcaaaaattcaaaatactcaCCGCCAATACGATTGTAAGCGCCGAAAATGCATCCATGGAAACAATGGGAACAGATCAATTGTTGGATTTGTTCAATTTGTCAGACGAATCACAAAGTAATGGAAAAAGATCTAGTGGAGCTACTGGTATGGGTCATTCATCAATTAGTGGGGTTCCTTCGTCGAGTAGTGGCAATAATAGTAATGTTTCTATGAAACAAATTATTGAAAGTTTACCAGATTTGTGGGATCAGAAGCAATACGAGGAGGAATACGATTTAACGCAATTCGTTCAGGGTTTAAAGAAATAA